One Fusobacterium sp. DD2 DNA segment encodes these proteins:
- the rpmA gene encoding 50S ribosomal protein L27, with protein sequence MQFTLNIQLFAHKKGQGSVKNGRDSNPKYLGVKKYDGEVVKAGNIIVRQRGTAFHPGNNMGMGKDHTLFALIDGYVKFERLGKDRKQVSVYAAK encoded by the coding sequence ATGCAATTTACTTTAAATATACAATTATTTGCACATAAAAAAGGACAAGGTTCTGTTAAAAACGGAAGAGATTCTAATCCTAAATATCTTGGAGTAAAAAAATATGATGGAGAAGTTGTAAAAGCTGGAAACATCATAGTTAGACAAAGAGGAACAGCTTTCCACCCAGGTAATAACATGGGAATGGGAAAAGACCACACTCTATTTGCTCTAATTGACGGATATGTAAAATTCGAAAGATTAGGAAAAGACAGAAAGCAAGTATCTGTATACGCTGCAAAATAG